The stretch of DNA TCCCGGTCAGGGGCCTGGATCACGATGCGGGAGAGGACGATATGGCCGACAATCCTGCCCTCTGTTTCGGCAACCAGGGAGAGGCGGGGGTCGAACCCCTCAGAAGACCGGATCCGCCCGACCAGTCTGGCCTCTTCATCGCCGCCAAACGCCGCAACGTCCAGATCGAATACGGCCCCATAATCTGCCTGGACCTCGGGCCTGATACGGACTGATGTTCTCATGCTCAAAGCACGGTTCGCTGCCCGAGCAGATACATCTTGCCCATCCTCAAAAAAAGGGGGTTATTCGATCACAATCGCGGGCTTGAACGGAAGGGCGGCGTCGGCCTTCGCCTCCATGCTCCCCTCGGCGTCCAGGATGTTCACCTGGACACCGAACTCGCGCTCCAGGAACTCGCGGGCGGCGGTAAAGACCGCCTTCTCGTCGACGTTGCCCGAGACGAGATCGGCGACGAACTGCGGTGGGAGGCGGTGGATGAACTTCGTGATCTGGCGGGCGGCGTTCACGGCCGCCTTGCCGCGGGCCTTCAGCCCCTCGTCTGCCATCACCAGACGGACGGCGTCGGTCCGGTCCTCGGCGGCGGCGACCATCTCGAAGATCTGCCGTTTCCACGCCGGCGCCACATAGAGATTGATCGCTTTCGGCTCCATCTGGATGAGCTTGATGATCGACTCGAGATCCTCGACCGTCCGGGCAAGGACCTCTTCGGCGATTTCGGCCGCCATATCGATCTTTGCAGCGTCCTGAGCCGGCCAGGGGGCAAAGGCCACAGAACCCTCGTTGCCCATCAGGTGCCAGAGTTCCTCACAGGTGTACGGAACGATCGGGGCGAGCAGACGCACCCATGCCGAGCAGAGTTCGCGGACTGCAGCCGAACCCGGCGCGATCGTCGGAAGGCGGCGACGGTACCACTTCAGATCGGCCTCGATCCCGAAGAAGCTCTCCTGCAGCGCCTGCCGTGTCTGGAAGTTCATCATCGCACTGGTGGCGTTCTCGATCCGGTGCTGCAGGCGCGAGATGAGCCAGCCGTCGATCTCGCGGCCGTCGTTCTCCTCGACGGCGATCCCCTCCGTGACTTCGTTCCAGAACCGCTCGATCTGTTTCTTCGCCCCGATCACCAGTTCGTTCCGCCAATCGAAGTCCTGCCAGGGCTCGGCCGAGCCTATCAGGAACATCCGCACCGTGTCAGACCCGAACTCGTTCAGGGCGTCTTCCAGCAGGACGACATTGCCCTTGGAAGAGGACATCTTCGCCCCGTTCAGGAGACCCATACCGAAGATCACCATGCCCTTCGGCTGCCTGTCCTCGGGCAGGACCGCAAGGTGGTGGAAGAGCTGGAAGGTGAGGTGGTTCGAGATGAGGTCCTTTGCCGAGAAGCGGTATTCATAGGGGTACCAGTAGAGGCACTCCTGCCTGATCGCATCGAGGGTCTCTCTCGGAACGCTCGTCGGATTCCCGGTCCCGAAGACGATGTACTCGAAGACGTCGGGCGTGAGTTTCTCCGGCTCGATCTTCTTGATATGGTGGGCGATCGTGTAGAAGAGCATGTACAGGGTCGAGTCCGAGAGGGGCTCGATGATCCATGCCGGGTCCCAGGGGAGCTTCGTCCCCAGGCCGACCCGCCGGGTGCACGCCCAGTCCTTCAGCCAGTCCACCGTCCGGTCGAACTCGGCACGGGTCTCGGCCGGCACGATGCTCATCCGGTCGATCTGGCCGTGGACCTGCTCCTTCCAGACAGGGTCAGAGTACTGGAGGAACCACTGGTCATGGAGGATCTTCACATAGACGCGACCGCCGCAGCGGCAGATCACGGCGCGGGTATCGAAGTCGAACATCTCCTTCGAACCGTATTCTTCGATCATCAGGGCGGCAATCGTATCACGCCCTTCTTTGACCGGCTTCCCTGAAACGACACCACAGGTATCGAGCAGCCTTCCCCTGAGCAGTTCTGCCCCGTATACCTCACGCGTGACCTCGTCCATTCTCGGATCGTTCTGGTTCAGGATGCCGGATTTTTCTACGGCATCCTTCGCCGGGAACTCCCCGTACCCCTCGGTCCTGATGATCGCCACCGGGGCGATCTCCCCATACCGCCCCTCCTTCTGGAGGTCGCGGAGGGCGATGTAGTCGAAGGGCGCATGGGCCGGGACGCTCATTACAAGACCCGAGCCCATATCGGGGTCGACGAAATCCGCGGGCAGCACCGGCACCTCGCCGCAGAGCGGGTGCGAAGCCTTCGACCCGACGAGTTCTGAGCCTTCAACCTCGCCGGTGACTTCGACGGTGTGGTCCTGCATCTCAAGCTTGTAGGCCGCCTCGCG from Methanofollis liminatans DSM 4140 encodes:
- the leuS gene encoding leucine--tRNA ligase — encoded protein: MAEWDIQKLEEKYRDIWPAAFEADPDGREKFYLNVAFPYPSGAMHVGHGRTYMVPDVIARFWRMQGKNVLFPMGFHVTGTPVIGISRRIAKGDAGTIRLYRDLYRVPQDVLDRFDDPMTIVRYFAGEYERLMRRAGLSIDWRRRFITVDPQYSKYIEWQYHHLHEGEHVVRGVHPVKYCPSCDNPVGDHDLLEGDKAEIMKFTLVVFDWQGAKIPCATLRPETIYGVTNLWANPGLTYVRAKVDGEEWVLSREAAYKLEMQDHTVEVTGEVEGSELVGSKASHPLCGEVPVLPADFVDPDMGSGLVMSVPAHAPFDYIALRDLQKEGRYGEIAPVAIIRTEGYGEFPAKDAVEKSGILNQNDPRMDEVTREVYGAELLRGRLLDTCGVVSGKPVKEGRDTIAALMIEEYGSKEMFDFDTRAVICRCGGRVYVKILHDQWFLQYSDPVWKEQVHGQIDRMSIVPAETRAEFDRTVDWLKDWACTRRVGLGTKLPWDPAWIIEPLSDSTLYMLFYTIAHHIKKIEPEKLTPDVFEYIVFGTGNPTSVPRETLDAIRQECLYWYPYEYRFSAKDLISNHLTFQLFHHLAVLPEDRQPKGMVIFGMGLLNGAKMSSSKGNVVLLEDALNEFGSDTVRMFLIGSAEPWQDFDWRNELVIGAKKQIERFWNEVTEGIAVEENDGREIDGWLISRLQHRIENATSAMMNFQTRQALQESFFGIEADLKWYRRRLPTIAPGSAAVRELCSAWVRLLAPIVPYTCEELWHLMGNEGSVAFAPWPAQDAAKIDMAAEIAEEVLARTVEDLESIIKLIQMEPKAINLYVAPAWKRQIFEMVAAAEDRTDAVRLVMADEGLKARGKAAVNAARQITKFIHRLPPQFVADLVSGNVDEKAVFTAAREFLEREFGVQVNILDAEGSMEAKADAALPFKPAIVIE